The Glandiceps talaboti chromosome 9, keGlaTala1.1, whole genome shotgun sequence genome window below encodes:
- the LOC144440461 gene encoding uncharacterized protein LOC144440461 translates to MCHQVEVVLLLVLANIPDIIIAEKNHTISVDVGASVNLPCLVQAKDVPIVTVRWGRKDDSFIAQKLNSGRVKYVEDKKYLIDDAMTMMTIFNVTPSDEGVYTCAVELNTTEDSIEQHITSLTVVKGPLTKLFGIPIYIIIMVLVVVVLYVSLLLSRKEENPERVNMENYCVY, encoded by the exons ATGTGTCATCAAGTCGAAGTTGTATTGTTACTAGTACTTGCCAACA TCCCCGACATTATTATCGCTGAAAAGAATCACACTATTTCTGTTGATGTTGGCGCATCGGTCAATCTACCATGTCTTGTCCAAGCAAAAGATGTACCAATAGTGACGGTGAGATGGGGACGAAAAGACGATTCGTTCATCGCCCAGAAATTAAATTCAGGGAGGGTAAAATACGTCGAGGACAAGAAATACTTGATAGATGATGCAATGACGATGATGACCATCTTCAATGTTACACCGTCGGACGAAGGAGTGTATACATGTGCAGTGGAACTGAATACGACTGAAGACAGTATTGAGCAGCACATCACTTCATTGACAGTTGTGAAAG GACCATTGACAAAATTGTTTGGGATACCTATCTATATAATAATCATGGTGCTAGTTGTAGTGGTTTTGTACGTGTCTCTTTTGCTGTCCCGGAAAG AAGAAAACCCAGAAAGGGTGAATATGGAAAACTATTGTGTTTATTAA
- the LOC144440358 gene encoding uncharacterized protein LOC144440358, producing MCGRLVLILLASFVFGIVIAEKNHTIAVDVGASVNLPCLVQAKDVPIVTVRWGRKDDSFIAQKFHSGSEKYVEDNKYLIDDALTMLTIFNVTPSDEGVYKCAVELNTTKDSIEQHITSLTVLKNAGDAHSEASDGSLGELYGIPIYIIIIVLVAVVIIVCMVCCVCCYCARKKKKSQKTTAREEYRIV from the exons ATGTGTGGACGACTCGTACTGATTCTGTTGGCTTCATTTG TATTTGGCATTGTTATCGCTGAAAAGAATCACACTATTGCTGTTGATGTTGGCGCATCGGTCAATCTACCATGTCTTGTCCAAGCAAAAGATGTACCAATAGTGACGGTGAGATGGGGACGAAAAGATGATTCGTTCATCGCTCAGAAATTTCATTCTGGGAGTGAAAAATACGTCGAGGACAATAAATACTTGATAGATGATGCACTGACGATGCTGACCATCTTCAATGTTACACCGTCGGACGAAGGAGTGTATAAATGTGCAGTGGAACTGAATACGACTAAAGACAGTATTGAGCAGCACATCACTTCATTGACAGTTCTGAAAA atGCTGGTGATGCACACAGTGAAGCCAGTGACG GTTCACTGGGAGAACTGTATGGGATACCGAtctacatcatcatcatagtaCTAGTGGCAGTAGTTATCATCGTGTGTATGgtttgttgtgtgtgttgttacTGTGCTCGTAAAAAG AAGAAGTCTCAGAAAACTACTGCAAGGGAAGAATACAGAATTGTCTGA
- the LOC144440120 gene encoding uncharacterized protein LOC144440120 isoform X1, protein MAQTHLYHLPVISLLLCIVPCRCSYYYCPQLPSLHHDGNEAVIAQPYHYVYIPTGNAFYLNSSFPTGIQHGTLCVNQIIEGVDEVIKCTRYIPSLGQSNLDDNFRLSERNGYYMLFVKSLKPYQNKVKYIWWMYGTNDVVTHTTVENIDTDSKPWQITAENDVIISVYGRLFHTKATEITLMNATSNTPLTSAWLTDGDAYRCHLWKDELEGDIALAANNDYFLIVFNMSCVVSGRYVLITTLEKDESEKRDINVIVQGKQSANVVILEHPSNYGDSALIQCNVSWEIHREPRWTLNQRPLQINEERYLYTGPNKTLRFDSFYQEYQGSYSCIIEEDCHVIKSQPITLAVTSAVDSSLLISPHPMNNNTAGTHSGKGDRDVIVIIYLMPVFAVLGVLCILATIAIYRCLKHGDNIKLCRVDYQRQQQEEPQDGGNVDEEEEMNDEENVRFSHLKQEQPAVVYRKPRVATKPIVENYSSEMQMQSPYSDNGLKERVVEEASPIQDSDKQPKQKVIPKTNQLDPEEIAKLFSISDDLSADEGPRDDLAKSAVELAMKDGCGCKIECFTSLSVDRVWEYRLNVAVFQRDQLDVLILSKLEQSEVLGDTIRGGKRERQYFNYTFVGQPVCEKAWRYIHSIAYRRKKI, encoded by the exons ATGGCTCAGACACATTTATAtcatttaccagtgatatcccTATTACTTTGTATCGTACCATGCCGTTGTAGCTATTATTACTGCCCTCAACTACCAA GTCTCCATCACGATGGCAACGAAGCAGTAATAGCACAGCCCTATCACTATGTGTATATACCAACTGGTAATGCATTTTATTTGAATAGCAGCTTTCCTACAGGGATACAACATGGCACTCTATGTGTCAATCAAATTATTGAAG GTGTTGATGAAGTTATCAAATGTACAAGATACATACCCTCCTTAGGGCAAAGCAATCTTGATGATAATTTTCGCCTAAGTGAACGGAATGGTTACTACATGTTGTTTGTCAAAAGTTTAAAGccatatcaaaataaagtgaaatacaTTTGGTGGATGTATGGAACAAATGATGTCGTTACACACACAACTGTTGAAAATATTG ACACAGATTCCAAGCCCTGGCAAATCACTGctgaaaatgacgtcatcatatcAGTCTATGGTCGTCTCTTCCATACCAAGGCTACAGAAATAACTCTGATGAACGCCACTTCTAATACGCCACTGACGAGTGCTTGGCTGACCGACGGAGACGCCTATCGTTGTCACCTCTGGAAAGATGAACTGGAGGGAGATATTGCCTTAGCTGCTAATAACGATTACTTCTTGATAGTATTTAATATGTCCTGTGTGGTTTCTGGTCGCTATGTTCTTATAACAACTTTAGAGAAAGATGAATCTGAGAAGAGAGACATCAATGTCATCGTACAAG GTAAACAATCGGCAAACGTGGTTATTTTGGAACATCCAAGTAACTATGGTGATAGTGCTCTCATACAGTGCAATGTATCATGGGAAATTCACAGAGAGCCAAGGTGGACTTTAAATCAAAGACCTCTTCAG ATCAACGAAGAGAGATATCTCTACACAGGACCAAATAAGACCCTGCGATTTGACAGTTTCTACCAAGAGTATCAGGGTAGCTATTCCTGTATCATTGAGGAGGACTGTCACGTCATCAAGAGTCAACCAATTACACTGGCAG ttacATCAGCTGTAGATTCATCACTACTTATATCACCACATCCAATGAACAACAATACTGCAGGGACTCACAGTGGAAAAGGAGACCGTGATGTGATAGTGATAATCTATCTAATGCCTGTCTTTGCTGTGTTAGGTGTGTTATGCATTTTAGCAACTATTGCAATTTATAGGTGTTTGAAACACGGAGACAATATTAAGCTGTGCAGAGTAGACTACCAAAGACAACAACAGGAAGAACCTCAGGATGGAGGAAACGTCGATGAAGAAGAAGAGATGAACGATGAAGAAAATGTCCGCTTTTCTCATCTC AAACAAGAACAACCAGCAGTTGTATATCGAAAGCCGAGAGTAGCTACAAAGCCAATTGTAGAAAATTACTCTTCTGAG ATGCAGATGCAGTCTCCTTATTCAGACAATGGACTAAAGGAACGAGTGGTCGAAGAAGCAAGTCCTATTCAAGACAGTGACAAACAG CCCAAGCAGAAGGTAATTCCGAAGACGAACCAACTCGACCCAGAAGAAATAgcaaaattattttcaatatcagaCGACTTATCAGCAGACGAAGGGCCCCGGGATGATTTAGCCAAGAGTGCAGTAGAGTTAGCGATGAAAGACGGATGTGGATGTAAGATTGAGTGTTTTACCAGTTTGAGTGTCGACCGAGTATGGGAATACCGTTTAAACGTAGCAGTGTTTCAAAGGGACCAGTTAGATGTACTTATATTATCAAAGTTAGAACAGAGTGAAGTCTTAGGTGATACTATTCGTGGAGGCAAGAGGGAGCGACAATACTTCAACTACACCTTTGTTGGACAACCTGTCTGTGAAAAAGCGTGGCGTTACATTCATAGTATAGCCTATAG GAGAAAAAAGATTTAA
- the LOC144440120 gene encoding uncharacterized protein LOC144440120 isoform X3 — protein MAQTHLYHLPVISLLLCIVPCRCSYYYCPQLPSLHHDGNEAVIAQPYHYVYIPTGNAFYLNSSFPTGIQHGTLCVNQIIEGVDEVIKCTRYIPSLGQSNLDDNFRLSERNGYYMLFVKSLKPYQNKVKYIWWMYGTNDVVTHTTVENIDTDSKPWQITAENDVIISVYGRLFHTKATEITLMNATSNTPLTSAWLTDGDAYRCHLWKDELEGDIALAANNDYFLIVFNMSCVVSGRYVLITTLEKDESEKRDINVIVQGKQSANVVILEHPSNYGDSALIQCNVSWEIHREPRWTLNQRPLQINEERYLYTGPNKTLRFDSFYQEYQGSYSCIIEEDCHVIKSQPITLAVTSAVDSSLLISPHPMNNNTAGTHSGKGDRDVIVIIYLMPVFAVLGVLCILATIAIYRCLKHGDNIKLCRVDYQRQQQEEPQDGGNVDEEEEMNDEENVRFSHLKQEQPAVVYRKPRVATKPIVENYSSEMQMQSPYSDNGLKERVVEEASPIQDSDKQLEQSEVLGDTIRGGKRERQYFNYTFVGQPVCEKAWRYIHSIAYRRKKI, from the exons ATGGCTCAGACACATTTATAtcatttaccagtgatatcccTATTACTTTGTATCGTACCATGCCGTTGTAGCTATTATTACTGCCCTCAACTACCAA GTCTCCATCACGATGGCAACGAAGCAGTAATAGCACAGCCCTATCACTATGTGTATATACCAACTGGTAATGCATTTTATTTGAATAGCAGCTTTCCTACAGGGATACAACATGGCACTCTATGTGTCAATCAAATTATTGAAG GTGTTGATGAAGTTATCAAATGTACAAGATACATACCCTCCTTAGGGCAAAGCAATCTTGATGATAATTTTCGCCTAAGTGAACGGAATGGTTACTACATGTTGTTTGTCAAAAGTTTAAAGccatatcaaaataaagtgaaatacaTTTGGTGGATGTATGGAACAAATGATGTCGTTACACACACAACTGTTGAAAATATTG ACACAGATTCCAAGCCCTGGCAAATCACTGctgaaaatgacgtcatcatatcAGTCTATGGTCGTCTCTTCCATACCAAGGCTACAGAAATAACTCTGATGAACGCCACTTCTAATACGCCACTGACGAGTGCTTGGCTGACCGACGGAGACGCCTATCGTTGTCACCTCTGGAAAGATGAACTGGAGGGAGATATTGCCTTAGCTGCTAATAACGATTACTTCTTGATAGTATTTAATATGTCCTGTGTGGTTTCTGGTCGCTATGTTCTTATAACAACTTTAGAGAAAGATGAATCTGAGAAGAGAGACATCAATGTCATCGTACAAG GTAAACAATCGGCAAACGTGGTTATTTTGGAACATCCAAGTAACTATGGTGATAGTGCTCTCATACAGTGCAATGTATCATGGGAAATTCACAGAGAGCCAAGGTGGACTTTAAATCAAAGACCTCTTCAG ATCAACGAAGAGAGATATCTCTACACAGGACCAAATAAGACCCTGCGATTTGACAGTTTCTACCAAGAGTATCAGGGTAGCTATTCCTGTATCATTGAGGAGGACTGTCACGTCATCAAGAGTCAACCAATTACACTGGCAG ttacATCAGCTGTAGATTCATCACTACTTATATCACCACATCCAATGAACAACAATACTGCAGGGACTCACAGTGGAAAAGGAGACCGTGATGTGATAGTGATAATCTATCTAATGCCTGTCTTTGCTGTGTTAGGTGTGTTATGCATTTTAGCAACTATTGCAATTTATAGGTGTTTGAAACACGGAGACAATATTAAGCTGTGCAGAGTAGACTACCAAAGACAACAACAGGAAGAACCTCAGGATGGAGGAAACGTCGATGAAGAAGAAGAGATGAACGATGAAGAAAATGTCCGCTTTTCTCATCTC AAACAAGAACAACCAGCAGTTGTATATCGAAAGCCGAGAGTAGCTACAAAGCCAATTGTAGAAAATTACTCTTCTGAG ATGCAGATGCAGTCTCCTTATTCAGACAATGGACTAAAGGAACGAGTGGTCGAAGAAGCAAGTCCTATTCAAGACAGTGACAAACAG TTAGAACAGAGTGAAGTCTTAGGTGATACTATTCGTGGAGGCAAGAGGGAGCGACAATACTTCAACTACACCTTTGTTGGACAACCTGTCTGTGAAAAAGCGTGGCGTTACATTCATAGTATAGCCTATAG GAGAAAAAAGATTTAA
- the LOC144440120 gene encoding uncharacterized protein LOC144440120 isoform X2, which yields MAQTHLYHLPVISLLLCIVPCRCSYYYCPQLPSLHHDGNEAVIAQPYHYVYIPTGNAFYLNSSFPTGIQHGTLCVNQIIEGVDEVIKCTRYIPSLGQSNLDDNFRLSERNGYYMLFVKSLKPYQNKVKYIWWMYGTNDVVTHTTVENIDTDSKPWQITAENDVIISVYGRLFHTKATEITLMNATSNTPLTSAWLTDGDAYRCHLWKDELEGDIALAANNDYFLIVFNMSCVVSGRYVLITTLEKDESEKRDINVIVQGKQSANVVILEHPSNYGDSALIQCNVSWEIHREPRWTLNQRPLQINEERYLYTGPNKTLRFDSFYQEYQGSYSCIIEEDCHVIKSQPITLAVTSAVDSSLLISPHPMNNNTAGTHSGKGDRDVIVIIYLMPVFAVLGVLCILATIAIYRCLKHGDNIKLCRVDYQRQQQEEPQDGGNVDEEEEMNDEENVRFSHLKQEQPAVVYRKPRVATKPIVENYSSEMQSPYSDNGLKERVVEEASPIQDSDKQPKQKVIPKTNQLDPEEIAKLFSISDDLSADEGPRDDLAKSAVELAMKDGCGCKIECFTSLSVDRVWEYRLNVAVFQRDQLDVLILSKLEQSEVLGDTIRGGKRERQYFNYTFVGQPVCEKAWRYIHSIAYRRKKI from the exons ATGGCTCAGACACATTTATAtcatttaccagtgatatcccTATTACTTTGTATCGTACCATGCCGTTGTAGCTATTATTACTGCCCTCAACTACCAA GTCTCCATCACGATGGCAACGAAGCAGTAATAGCACAGCCCTATCACTATGTGTATATACCAACTGGTAATGCATTTTATTTGAATAGCAGCTTTCCTACAGGGATACAACATGGCACTCTATGTGTCAATCAAATTATTGAAG GTGTTGATGAAGTTATCAAATGTACAAGATACATACCCTCCTTAGGGCAAAGCAATCTTGATGATAATTTTCGCCTAAGTGAACGGAATGGTTACTACATGTTGTTTGTCAAAAGTTTAAAGccatatcaaaataaagtgaaatacaTTTGGTGGATGTATGGAACAAATGATGTCGTTACACACACAACTGTTGAAAATATTG ACACAGATTCCAAGCCCTGGCAAATCACTGctgaaaatgacgtcatcatatcAGTCTATGGTCGTCTCTTCCATACCAAGGCTACAGAAATAACTCTGATGAACGCCACTTCTAATACGCCACTGACGAGTGCTTGGCTGACCGACGGAGACGCCTATCGTTGTCACCTCTGGAAAGATGAACTGGAGGGAGATATTGCCTTAGCTGCTAATAACGATTACTTCTTGATAGTATTTAATATGTCCTGTGTGGTTTCTGGTCGCTATGTTCTTATAACAACTTTAGAGAAAGATGAATCTGAGAAGAGAGACATCAATGTCATCGTACAAG GTAAACAATCGGCAAACGTGGTTATTTTGGAACATCCAAGTAACTATGGTGATAGTGCTCTCATACAGTGCAATGTATCATGGGAAATTCACAGAGAGCCAAGGTGGACTTTAAATCAAAGACCTCTTCAG ATCAACGAAGAGAGATATCTCTACACAGGACCAAATAAGACCCTGCGATTTGACAGTTTCTACCAAGAGTATCAGGGTAGCTATTCCTGTATCATTGAGGAGGACTGTCACGTCATCAAGAGTCAACCAATTACACTGGCAG ttacATCAGCTGTAGATTCATCACTACTTATATCACCACATCCAATGAACAACAATACTGCAGGGACTCACAGTGGAAAAGGAGACCGTGATGTGATAGTGATAATCTATCTAATGCCTGTCTTTGCTGTGTTAGGTGTGTTATGCATTTTAGCAACTATTGCAATTTATAGGTGTTTGAAACACGGAGACAATATTAAGCTGTGCAGAGTAGACTACCAAAGACAACAACAGGAAGAACCTCAGGATGGAGGAAACGTCGATGAAGAAGAAGAGATGAACGATGAAGAAAATGTCCGCTTTTCTCATCTC AAACAAGAACAACCAGCAGTTGTATATCGAAAGCCGAGAGTAGCTACAAAGCCAATTGTAGAAAATTACTCTTCTGAG ATGCAGTCTCCTTATTCAGACAATGGACTAAAGGAACGAGTGGTCGAAGAAGCAAGTCCTATTCAAGACAGTGACAAACAG CCCAAGCAGAAGGTAATTCCGAAGACGAACCAACTCGACCCAGAAGAAATAgcaaaattattttcaatatcagaCGACTTATCAGCAGACGAAGGGCCCCGGGATGATTTAGCCAAGAGTGCAGTAGAGTTAGCGATGAAAGACGGATGTGGATGTAAGATTGAGTGTTTTACCAGTTTGAGTGTCGACCGAGTATGGGAATACCGTTTAAACGTAGCAGTGTTTCAAAGGGACCAGTTAGATGTACTTATATTATCAAAGTTAGAACAGAGTGAAGTCTTAGGTGATACTATTCGTGGAGGCAAGAGGGAGCGACAATACTTCAACTACACCTTTGTTGGACAACCTGTCTGTGAAAAAGCGTGGCGTTACATTCATAGTATAGCCTATAG GAGAAAAAAGATTTAA